In Xylocopa sonorina isolate GNS202 chromosome 3, iyXylSono1_principal, whole genome shotgun sequence, one genomic interval encodes:
- the LOC143422104 gene encoding uncharacterized protein LOC143422104 produces the protein MASYRSYGDTGAYRPRANVAIGAGSFGRTAASPGTGLPSCRNSYSSIGSGSSRVPAKERASGFGNAFLKKDKQEEKPTFKYPSVKDTDRSRLHPSRSSTEDVGAKSPLSSSRSSLYEKYSFPVAKPSDRPASVLDRYNRATSREKSREPDGVSRYGSNTYPGSGLPRTYGNESRIEKKERADHPPVSYRGLRPNSERSSREPSPEVSIGKSNSFRVYSRGPSYGRSSATSSASESSSAPISSRFGTTAGSRFLPSRTSSDRVPAAISYSGSDRFRTSGSKPMPANLKSEDGLKQKLEKDTIQETHVTPVKPDESEVDERLQDNDTVTMVTRGTSPSPPASSSFVRSRRADVGITSQREVTRVRKKTDTKDQEAQCDRLEDSSRFSRFGGGGRIPGAPWSTYLDKFSSNSSGSGVYARGFNGGGGGANPRVNSFAFSRSNDGSRNDSTSKAGSSQESHGNRNQSEQSGKVLGGLGFAKSATDSGVAKTDSKTPASNGQENSNRDQAEVKVQNAAARPCAVGKAEGKGSRLASPSLVKRENSPQQAGIAIKSSDSRESISKGDEQHSSRESSVSKSESSSQRRPSIPRLGRIGTKNESKIAKSSSSSSAKSDGLRERRGSTPKSEASSLSKLDESSRIVEGRCREQSEEGSSTKSDKISKDSLQSGSSQSRTTASLQSRGGSAKNLGRQITRADSSDGSAASVPIGRSKSSSAGSMASQGAKIKATPPPSSSSSSPGKSSASCSSASSVNLRQGDSPDARGKPPVPKSDGSSASGSKSVVPVKYVNKDFRKSTLNMENGDPSQSKYIRNKKSQRSMSVSSQDSQSEPNSEPSIHRPAVPSESSASSVKSNRSRLRIPSSASSRSISRKTESSGLLRPEKSRSSSKSPSGKKGKEDGTSSSSENSESNSSNSSSSEEEDDEKQTRPGSRRRKRRTSKSPFCEKRGKISTGSSRTSVLASSADEMSLTMDKPPRPPSSPRSRSDRSGKTEDAKSFLMRALAPVTNLFKNKHQDSSESGKSGGWLDSNEESADARKSEPSGPVCLSTSLSKSFSFTNSEKCDDKRQGSARIRRNYSGEQPWWMDPNSDNVPEGIETGSVCNDDISQETTVSGTLPDDGKFKYKVWRQESEERAWWLDSNDSGASEDARKQPATVPRQESGENAWWLDSNDSAPSEETKKQSSSTVSGHESSDRDRWLDGNDGVPSEEAKKPSHPAVWRQESGERAWWLDANDNGPLDESKKRSSTPSIVSKRESSRSSTRSSERRNRLKHQQSGERAWWMSDNPENVPEGVEVIPIAATPTNNVNNGYNDEVDDCQTYSSSASKVRHVDSGEKPWWMDSSSNVPEGVVKIPVETSNSTSDSSESFEKIDIGVNPELEIYAKRSLSRFPIEFPPPPPDEPLGDRASPEGVENPPDPPDNYGGRDSPYDNVQTTPRRSSPRKRPSTLPLFIGEHTNIDDLLGDTTALCPSPVLSRIRKREHIEEDSEEESSECEEIDATQVIIHDSTPQTPVIQRRHRDNERPQPDGYIPGALCITDGVERGLAAWRRHRRLSGDRCPPRSVSQRPLARSTFRTDRSMEEREKRRGQNSGAFLPRHESPVSSV, from the exons GGTGACACTGGCGCCTACCGACCCAGAGCGAACGTCGCCATCGGCGCCGGTTCGTTCGGCAGAACGGCCGCGTCGCCTGGCACCGGCCTGCCGAGTTGCAGGAACAGCTACTCGTCGATCGGTTCCGGTTCCAGCCGTGTCCCTGCCAAGGAGAGGGCTTCCGGCTTTGGGAACGCgttcctcaagaaggacaagcAAGAGGAGAAACCTACGTTCAAGTATCCCA GTGTCAAGGACACCGACAGAAGCAGACTGCACCCGAGCAGGTCGTCGACGGAGGACGTAGGAGCGAAGAGTCCATTGTCGAGCAGCAGATCCTCCCTGTACGAGAAGTACTCTTTCCCAGTTGCTAAACCCTCGGACAGGCCCGCCTCCGTCCTGGACAGATATAACCGCGCCACTTCCCGGGAGAAGAGTAGAGAGCCCGACGGAGTATCGCGATACGGGTCCAACACCTATCCCGGTTCAGGCTTGCCTCGAACTTATGGGAACGAAAGCAGAATCGAGAAGAAAGAGAGGGCCGATCATCCGCCTGTCTCGTATCGTGGATTACGCCCAAACTCGGAGAGGAGTTCCCGCGAGCCTAGTCCGGAAGTCAGCATCGGGAAATCGAACTCCTTCAGAGTTTACTCGAGGGGTCCCTCCTACGGTCGATCCAGTGCTACTTCCA GTGCCTCTGAATCGAGCTCGGCGCCGATCTCCTCGAGATTCGGCACGACAGCTGGTAGCAGGTTCCTCCCATCGAGAACCAGCAGCGATCGAGTACCAGCGGCCATAAGCTACTCCGGATCGGACAGGTTCCGAACTTCAGGCAGTAAGCCTATGCCAGCGAACTTGAAGAGCGAGGATGGTTTGAAGCAGAAGCTAGAAAAAGACACGATCCAAGAAACGCACGTAACCCCTGTGAAACCCGATGAATCCGAGGTGGACGAGAGACTTCAAGACAACGACACGGTCACGATGGTGACGAGGGGCACGTCGCCCAGTCCGCCTGCTTCGTCGTCGTTCGTCAGGAGCAGGAGAGCCGACGTAGGCATCACGAGTCAACGGGAAGTGACTCGCGTTCGAAAGAAAACGGATACCAAGGACCAAGAGGCGCAGTGCGATCGGTTGGAGGATAGTTCGAGGTTCTCACGATTCGGAGGCGGCGGGAGGATCCCAGGGGCGCCGTGGTCCACGTATCTGGACAAGTTCTCGTCGAATTCGAGCGGAAGTGGGGTGTACGCGAGAGGGTTcaacggcggtggcggcggggcGAATCCCAGAGTAAACAGTTTCGCGTTCTCCAGATCGAACGACGGCTCGAGGAACGACTCCACTTCGAAAGCCGGTTCTAGCCAAGAGAGCCATGGCAATAGGAACCAAAGCGAGCAGAGTGGCAAAGTGTTGGGCGGTTTGGGTTTCGCTAAGAGCGCGACGGACTCTGGCGTCGCGAAGACGGACTCGAAGACGCCTGCGAGTAATGGCCAGGAGAATTCGAACAGGGATCAAGCGGAGGTTAAAGTGCAAAACGCGGCAGCGCGTCCGTGCGCTGTCGGGAAGGCTGAGGGTAAAGGCAGTCGTTTGGCGAGTCCTTCGCTCGTGAAGAGGGAGAATTCACCGCAGCAAGCTGGCATTGCCATCAAGTCCTCCGATTCTCGAGAAAGCATTTCGAAAGGGGACGAGCAACACAGCAGCAGGGAAAGTTCGGTTTCGAAGAGCGAAAGCAGCAGCCAGAGAAGACCGTCGATACCGAGATTAGGTCGTATAGGGACGAAGAATGAAAGTAAAATCGCGAAGTCGTCGTCGAGTTCGTCGGCTAAGTCCGACGGACTGCGGGAGCGGAGAGGCTCGACGCCCAAGTCTGAGGCCAGCTCGTTATCGAAGCTTGATGAATCCTCGAGAATAGTCGAGGGACGTTGTCGGGAACAAAGCGAAGAAGGCTCGTCGACGAAGAGTGACAAAATTTCGAAAGATTCTTTACAAAG CGGCTCGTCCCAAAGTCGGACCACGGCGTCGTTGCAATCACGAGGCGGCTCCGCGAAAAATCTCGGCCGTCAGATAACGCGTGCCGACTCGTCGGACGGTTCCGCTGCGAGCGTGCCAATTGGCAGATCGAAGTCGTCGTCAGCCGGCTCGATGGCGAGTCAGGGTGCAAAAATAAAGGCGACAccgccgccgtcgtcgtcgtcgtcgtcgccggggAAGTCGTCCGCGTCGTGTTCGAGCGCGTCCTCAGTGAATCTGAGACAGGGCGACTCGCCGGATGCCCGTGGGAAACCACCTGTGCCGAAGAGCGACGGATCGTCGGCGTCCGGGTCGAAGAGCGTCGTGCCGGTCAAGTACGTGAACAAGGACTTCCGGAAGTCGACGTTGAACATGGAGAACGGCGACCCGTCGCAGTCCAAGTACATCAGGAACAAGAAGAGCCAACGCAGCATGTCCGTCAGCTCTCAAGATTCGCAATCCGAACCGAACTCCGAACCGAGCATCCACCGACCGGCTGTGCCGTCGGAATCGAGCGCCAGCTCGGTGAAATCGAACAGGTCGAGGTTGAGAATCCCGTCCAGCGCGTCGTCGAGAAGCATCAGCAGGAAAACCGAGTCGAGCGGGCTGTTGCGACCGGAGAAGTCGAGGAGCAGCTCGAAATCACCGTCCGGGAAGAAAGGCAAGGAAGACGGTACGTCGAGCTCCAGCGAGAACAGCGAGTCGAATTCCTCGAACTCGTCGAGCAGCGAGGAGGAGGACGACGAGAAGCAGACGCGGCCAGGATCGAGGCGTCGCAAGAGGAGGACGTCCAAGTCGCCTTTCTGCGAGAAAAGGGGCAAGATAAGCACCGGCTCGTCTAGAACGAGCGTGTTGGCGTCATCTGCTGACGAGATGTCTCTGACGATGGACAAACCGCCTAGACCGCCGTCCAGCCCGAGATCGAGGAGCGATCGTTCCGGGAAAACGGAGGACGCCAAGTCGTTCTTGATGAGGGCCCTCGCGCCGGTTACCAATCTTTTCAAGAACAAGCACCAAGATTCCAGCGAGTCCGGTAAATCAGGTGGTTGGCTGGACTCCAACGAGGAGAGTGCGGACGCGAGGAAGTCGGAACCAAGCGGGCCCGTGTGTTTATCGACGAGTCTATCGAAGAGCTTCAGCTTCACGAACTCGGAGAAATGCGACGACAAGAGACAGGGCAGCGCGAGGATCAGGCGGAACTATTCCGGGGAACAGCCTTGGTGGATGGATCCGAACTCCGACAACGTTCCTGAAGGCATAGAAACGGGAAGCGTGTGTAACGACGATATCAGTCAAGAAACGACCGTCAGTGGTACCTTACCTGACGATG GCAAATTTAAATACAAAGTCTGGAGACAAGAATCGGAGGAACGAGCCTGGTGGTTAGACTCGAACGACAGCGGGGCCTCGGAGGACGCGAGGAAACAGCCGGCGACGGTTCCGAGACAAGAATCAGGGGAGAACGCTTGGTGGTTAGATTCCAACGATAGCGCGCCCTCGGAGGAAACGAAGAAACAATCTTCCTCGACGGTTTCGGGGCACGAGTCGAGTGACAGGGATCGCTGGCTCGACGGAAACGACGGCGTCCCTTCGGAGGAAGCGAAAAAACCGTCGCATCCGGCGGTGTGGAGGCAGGAATCAGGGGAGAGGGCTTGGTGGTTGGACGCGAACGACAATGGGCCCCTGGACGAATCGAAGAAACGATCGTCAACGCCGTCCATCGTTTCGAAACGCGAATCTAGTCGTTCGAGTACTCGGTCCAGCGAGCGTAGAAATCGACTGAAGCATCAACAGTCCGGCGAACGAGCGTGGTGGATGAGCGACAATCCTGAGAATGTACCTGAAGGAGTCGAAGTAATTCCGATCGCTGCCACTCCTACGAACAATGTTAATAACGGTTATAACGACGAGGTGGACGATTGTCAAACGTACAGTAGCAGCGCGAGCAAAGTCAGACACGTGGACTCCGGTGAGAAACCATGGTGGATGGATAGCTCGTCGAACGTACCCGAAGGCGTCGTTAAGATTCCCGTGGAAACGTCGAACAGCACGTCCGACTCGTCCGAGTCTTTCGAGAAGATCGATATTGGCGTTAACCCTGAACTTGAGATATACGCGAAGAGAAGCCTCTCTAGATTCCCTATCGAGTTTCCGCCACCACCGCCCGACGAGCCGCTTGGGGATCGCGCCAGTCCCGAAGGG GTGGAAAATCCCCCGGATCCGCCAGACAATTACGGGGGACGCGACTCGCCTTACGACAACGTGCAGACAACACCCCGAAGATCGTCGCCAAGGAAACGTCCCTCGACGTTACCGTTGTTCATCGGCGAGCACACGAACATCGACGACCTGCTGGGCGACACGACCGCCCTGTGCCCGAGCCCCGTCTTGTCGCGCATCCGTAAACGCGAGCACATCGAGGAGG ATTCGGAAGAAGAGAGTTCAGAATGCGAAGAGATCGATGCCACCCAAGTGATCATCCACGACAGCACGCCGCAGACGCCTGTGATCCAACGACGGCATCG GGACAACGAGAGACCCCAACCCGACGGCTACATTCC GGGTGCCCTTTGTATAACAGACGGAGTAGAGAGGGGGTTGGCTGCTTGGCGGCGCCACCGTCGCCTCAGTGGCGACAGGTGTCCGCCACGTTCAGTGTCGCAGCGGCCGCTCGCGAG ATCCACATTCCGAACCGATCGATCGATGGAAGAGCGCGAAAAGCGCCGGGGACAGAACAGCGGCGCTTTCCTTCCCCGTCACGAGTCACCGGTGTCGTCGGTTTGA